GTGACGCGGCAGGCACAGTTGGCCGAGACGATTGAGGTGACGGTGCGCGCGCAGGATGACCCGCACGACCTTGCCAAACCGCGCGGCAAACAGGACTGGCAGCGGGATCCGCACTCCATCTGGTATCCCCGAACAACCGGCATCTGGCAGACGGTCTGGCTTGAGCAGGTCTCCGACACCTACATCCAAAAAGTGGGCTGGTTTAGCAATATGGATCAGTGGCAACTGGGCCTACAACTCCACCTCGTCGGAACCCTTGCCCCTGGACTCAGTGTGCGGGTGCGGTTGTGGCGAGACGACGTCCTGCTGGTGGACGACCGCTATGGTCTCCAGAGTCATGAGGTGGAACGCCGGATTGCGCTGGCCGATCCTGGCATTGATGATTTTCGCAACGAGCTGCTCTGGAGTCCCAGTCACCCCCAACTGCTGGGGTCCTGCCTGGAGCTGATGGACGGTGATCAGGTGATTGACCGGGTCTACAGCTACGCGGCCCTGCGCTCCGTCTGCATCGCTGGCAACCGGTTTTTGCTAAATGGCCGCCCCTATTACCTGAAAATGGTGCTTGACCAGGGGTACTGGCCCGGCGGCCTGATGACGGCAACAGACACGGAACTGCGCCGAGACGTGGAACTGACGCGGCAACTTGGGTTTAATGGTGTACGCAAGCACCAGAAAATCGAAAATCCACGGTGGTTGTACTGGTGTGATGTCTTGGGCCTGCTGGTCTGGGAAGAGATGCCAAGTTCGTACCGGTTTACGCCGCAGGCTGTCGAGCGCCTGGTCCACGAGTGGCAAGAGGTCATCGCCCGCGACAGGTCACATCCCTGCATCGTGGCCTGGGTCCCCTTAAATGAATCGTGGGGGGTGCCAGATCTGCCTACCAATCCGTCCCACCGTAACTATGTGCAGGCACTGTATTACCTGACCAAGACCCTTGACCCTTCGCGGCCGGTGATTGGAAACGACGGCTGGGAACACATTTCTACCGATATTCTGACCATTCACGATTACACCGATGACACCGCAGCGCTCTACCAGCGCTACAGCACGCTGGACGCTACCCGCGCCACCTTGACACTGCAGCAGCCTGCTGACCGTTTCCTCACCCTGAGTGGCTTTCAGGCAGCCGACCAGCCAGTCATGTTGTCGGAATTTGGCGGCATTGCGTACATCCCTGATCAGGAGAGCGGCTGGGGCTACAGCCAGTCACAGAGCGAAGACGACTTCCAGCGCGACTATAAGACGCT
The DNA window shown above is from Deinococcus betulae and carries:
- a CDS encoding glycoside hydrolase family 2 protein; the encoded protein is MRHTTHPTPLLERDHWRDLSGTWRFCFEDVGVWKHPSEVVFDRDIQVPYAPESPLSGIGDQGFHHVVWYGLTLTLTPEERQSRLLLHFGAVDYAATVWVNGRLVATHEGGHTPFTADVTRQAQLAETIEVTVRAQDDPHDLAKPRGKQDWQRDPHSIWYPRTTGIWQTVWLEQVSDTYIQKVGWFSNMDQWQLGLQLHLVGTLAPGLSVRVRLWRDDVLLVDDRYGLQSHEVERRIALADPGIDDFRNELLWSPSHPQLLGSCLELMDGDQVIDRVYSYAALRSVCIAGNRFLLNGRPYYLKMVLDQGYWPGGLMTATDTELRRDVELTRQLGFNGVRKHQKIENPRWLYWCDVLGLLVWEEMPSSYRFTPQAVERLVHEWQEVIARDRSHPCIVAWVPLNESWGVPDLPTNPSHRNYVQALYYLTKTLDPSRPVIGNDGWEHISTDILTIHDYTDDTAALYQRYSTLDATRATLTLQQPADRFLTLSGFQAADQPVMLSEFGGIAYIPDQESGWGYSQSQSEDDFQRDYKTLLAAIYDCHGLSGFCYTQLTDTFQEKNGLLYDDRSPKADLLGLASSTQGTRTAREMTVDPLLNPFSTSSQWRIRVLSLVDAKDLSQD